Proteins from a genomic interval of Rhodococcoides fascians A25f:
- a CDS encoding coenzyme F420-0:L-glutamate ligase, protein MSTVPTDHAPGGSIEMLPITGLPEFRPGDDLASAIAERAPWLRDGDILIVTSKVVSKVEGRLVQAPHDADERDAARRVLVEQEAVRIVARKGRTLITENRLGIVQAASGIDGSNVDGGELALLPEDPDASAAALRAALGELLGVTVAVVVTDTMGRAWRIGQTDAAIGAAGLPVLHAYAGAEDGQGNELVVTEVAIADELAAAGDLVKGKLGGVPIAVVRGLAPVDDGSTAAALLRGGEDDLFWLGTAEALDRGRREALLLRRSVRSFSSDSVDPELIRASVADALTAPAPHHTRPVRFVWVRTPALRRRLLETMREQWRADLTSDGLSEERIAARLSRGDILFDAPEIVVPFCVPDGAHSYPDERRRAAEETMFTVAVGAAVQGLLVALAVRELGSCWIGSTIFAADTVRAELGLRADWKAMGAIAIGHPSEPSTVRDPVVPGSSLLEL, encoded by the coding sequence ATGTCCACGGTACCGACCGATCATGCACCGGGCGGTTCGATCGAAATGCTGCCGATCACCGGGCTCCCGGAATTCAGGCCGGGTGACGACCTGGCTTCGGCTATCGCCGAGCGAGCGCCGTGGCTGCGCGACGGCGACATCTTGATCGTCACCAGCAAGGTCGTCTCCAAGGTGGAGGGCCGGTTGGTGCAGGCACCGCACGATGCCGACGAGCGTGACGCTGCCCGCAGAGTGCTGGTGGAGCAGGAAGCCGTTCGAATCGTTGCGCGCAAGGGCCGAACCCTCATCACCGAGAACCGGCTGGGCATCGTGCAGGCCGCGTCGGGCATCGACGGCTCCAACGTCGACGGTGGCGAACTGGCACTGCTGCCCGAGGACCCCGATGCCAGCGCCGCTGCCCTGCGCGCCGCTCTCGGCGAACTGCTGGGGGTGACGGTGGCCGTGGTCGTCACCGACACCATGGGGCGCGCCTGGCGGATCGGACAGACCGACGCCGCCATCGGCGCGGCGGGCCTCCCGGTTCTGCACGCCTACGCCGGAGCCGAGGACGGTCAGGGCAACGAGCTCGTGGTCACCGAGGTCGCAATCGCGGACGAGCTCGCAGCCGCAGGCGATCTGGTGAAGGGCAAGCTGGGCGGTGTGCCGATCGCCGTCGTACGCGGCTTGGCACCGGTCGACGACGGTTCCACCGCGGCGGCTCTCCTTCGCGGCGGCGAGGACGACCTGTTCTGGCTCGGCACCGCCGAAGCACTCGATCGTGGCCGTCGGGAGGCTTTGCTGCTGAGGCGGTCGGTTCGGTCGTTCTCCTCGGACTCGGTCGATCCCGAGCTGATTCGGGCTTCGGTCGCCGACGCTCTCACCGCCCCCGCTCCGCACCACACTCGACCGGTCCGGTTCGTGTGGGTCAGGACCCCGGCGCTGCGGCGTCGGCTGCTCGAGACGATGCGCGAGCAGTGGCGCGCCGACCTGACGAGCGACGGACTGAGCGAGGAGCGGATCGCCGCGCGACTGAGCCGCGGCGACATTCTGTTCGACGCACCGGAAATCGTCGTTCCGTTCTGTGTGCCCGACGGCGCGCACTCGTACCCCGACGAGAGGCGTCGAGCCGCAGAGGAGACGATGTTCACCGTGGCGGTCGGTGCCGCCGTCCAAGGTCTGCTCGTGGCCCTTGCGGTACGGGAACTCGGCAGCTGCTGGATCGGTTCGACCATTTTCGCCGCCGATACCGTGCGTGCCGAACTCGGACTGCGTGCAGATTGGAAAGCCATGGGAGCCATCGCAATCGGGCACCCCAGCGAGCCGTCGACGGTCCGGGATCCGGTGGTTCCCGGGTCGTCACTGTTGGAGCTCTGA